The proteins below come from a single Gordonia sp. X0973 genomic window:
- a CDS encoding type II toxin-antitoxin system VapC family toxin yields MVTTYLDTSAAMKLIVEETESQAIADELAEHPDRRLVASWLLHTELHCASGRHPSVVTAEAITTVLDATVLVDITRGDLMAAGTHSPLRSNDAIHLATALRLGVDEIATYDGELTRAATDAGIRVVAPR; encoded by the coding sequence ATGGTGACTACCTATCTCGACACGTCGGCGGCGATGAAGCTGATCGTCGAGGAAACCGAATCTCAGGCCATTGCCGACGAGCTCGCCGAACATCCCGATCGCCGGCTGGTCGCATCGTGGCTACTGCACACCGAGTTGCACTGCGCTTCGGGTCGTCACCCGTCGGTGGTCACCGCCGAAGCGATCACGACCGTGCTCGATGCGACAGTTCTCGTCGACATCACGCGAGGCGATCTGATGGCGGCCGGCACGCACTCGCCGCTGCGCTCCAACGACGCCATCCACCTGGCCACGGCACTGCGATTGGGAGTCGACGAGATCGCGACCTACGACGGCGAACTCACACGTGCGGCCACCGACGCGGGCATTCGCGTCGTTGCGCCGAGGTAG
- a CDS encoding lipid droplet-associated protein has translation MKHRPYSARLAAGLIVTALEETRRLPTQLVTMPMTAVSSAVQAGMRLQQNIAELAIKGDAVLDGLFDKPEEQPAWAVFDEDEESAPATPPPPAPAKPAPAPAATTTPAKKAPAKKAAAKKVAAKKAPAKKTAAKKAAPAADAGSPVAEASTGRFALYSSVPEVTDPPARAAEPKKSKIPAPEVAEFLDYDNLTLAQLRAKIRSVDVDDLRILADYERDSRNRTPFLTMLENRIAAKSDR, from the coding sequence ATGAAGCATCGCCCGTACTCCGCGCGCCTCGCGGCCGGCCTGATCGTGACCGCTCTGGAAGAGACGCGCAGGCTCCCCACCCAGCTCGTGACCATGCCGATGACCGCGGTGAGCAGCGCCGTCCAGGCGGGCATGCGACTGCAGCAGAACATCGCCGAGTTGGCCATCAAGGGGGACGCCGTACTCGACGGCCTCTTCGACAAGCCCGAGGAGCAGCCCGCGTGGGCCGTCTTCGACGAGGACGAGGAGTCGGCTCCGGCTACCCCGCCGCCGCCCGCCCCCGCAAAACCGGCACCCGCGCCCGCCGCGACCACCACTCCGGCGAAGAAGGCACCCGCCAAGAAGGCCGCCGCGAAAAAAGTCGCAGCCAAGAAGGCCCCGGCTAAGAAAACGGCGGCGAAGAAGGCGGCACCCGCCGCGGACGCGGGGTCTCCGGTCGCCGAGGCGAGCACCGGGCGGTTCGCGCTCTACAGCTCGGTTCCCGAGGTCACCGACCCCCCGGCGCGCGCCGCCGAGCCGAAGAAGTCGAAGATCCCGGCACCGGAGGTCGCCGAGTTCCTCGACTACGACAACCTGACGCTGGCCCAGCTGCGCGCTAAGATCCGCAGCGTCGACGTCGACGATCTGCGCATCCTCGCCGACTACGAGCGCGACAGCCGCAATCGGACCCCCTTCTTGACGATGCTGGAGAACCGCATCGCCGCGAAGTCGGACCGCTAG
- a CDS encoding 4-hydroxy-3-methylbut-2-enyl diphosphate reductase: MSSKRVLLAEPRGYCAGVDRAVETVERALDKHGAPVYVRKEIVHNRHVVDTLSERGAVFVGETDEVPEGAIVVFSAHGVSPAVHESAQQRNLMTIDATCPLVTKVHQEAKRFARDDYDILLIGHEGHEEVEGTSGEAPEHIQIVDGPDHVEDVTVRDGRPVVWLSQTTLSVDETMETVKRLREKFPQLQDPPSDDICYATQNRQVAVKAMAKHCELVIVVGSKNSSNSVRLVEVALQAGASNAYLVDYAREIDPQWLEGVSTVGVTSGASVPEVLVRGVLDFLSEYGYDSVETINTAEETLTFALPRELRPSRTAK; the protein is encoded by the coding sequence ATGTCATCCAAGCGCGTCCTGCTGGCCGAACCCCGCGGCTACTGTGCCGGAGTCGACCGGGCGGTCGAGACGGTGGAGCGGGCCCTCGACAAGCACGGTGCCCCGGTCTACGTCCGCAAGGAGATCGTGCACAACCGGCACGTCGTCGACACGCTGTCGGAGCGCGGGGCGGTCTTCGTCGGGGAGACCGACGAGGTGCCCGAGGGGGCCATCGTCGTGTTCTCGGCGCACGGGGTGTCCCCGGCCGTCCACGAGTCGGCGCAGCAGCGGAATCTGATGACGATCGACGCGACCTGCCCGCTGGTCACCAAGGTGCACCAGGAGGCCAAGCGCTTCGCCCGCGACGACTACGACATCCTGCTGATCGGCCACGAGGGCCACGAGGAGGTCGAGGGCACCTCCGGCGAGGCACCCGAGCACATCCAGATCGTCGACGGTCCGGACCACGTCGAGGACGTGACCGTGCGCGACGGGAGGCCCGTCGTGTGGCTGTCACAGACGACGCTGTCGGTCGACGAGACGATGGAGACGGTCAAACGACTGCGCGAGAAGTTCCCGCAGCTGCAGGATCCGCCCAGCGACGACATCTGCTACGCCACCCAGAACCGCCAGGTCGCGGTGAAGGCGATGGCCAAGCACTGTGAACTCGTCATCGTCGTCGGGTCGAAGAACTCGTCGAACTCGGTGCGCCTCGTCGAGGTCGCGCTGCAGGCCGGCGCCTCGAACGCCTACCTCGTCGACTACGCCCGCGAGATCGATCCGCAGTGGCTCGAGGGTGTTTCGACGGTGGGCGTGACGTCGGGGGCATCGGTGCCCGAGGTGCTGGTCCGCGGCGTGCTGGACTTCCTGTCCGAGTACGGCTACGACTCGGTGGAGACGATCAACACCGCCGAGGAGACGCTGACCTTCGCGCTGCCCCGCGAGCTGCGCCCGTCGCGCACTGCGAAGTAG
- a CDS encoding type II toxin-antitoxin system Phd/YefM family antitoxin: protein MESITHREMRNQSAEILRRVASGETLQVTNNGHPTALLVPAGGDALDAAIARGEARPARLPVSAVGTIRRRTSPVTTAAIISDTRGRW from the coding sequence ATGGAGTCGATCACCCACCGCGAGATGCGTAACCAGAGCGCCGAGATCCTTCGCCGCGTTGCGTCGGGTGAAACCCTGCAGGTCACCAACAACGGTCACCCGACCGCGCTGCTCGTACCGGCTGGTGGCGATGCCCTCGACGCGGCGATCGCACGAGGCGAGGCGCGCCCGGCCCGCCTCCCGGTGTCCGCAGTCGGGACCATTCGCCGTCGCACGTCGCCGGTCACGACGGCCGCTATCATCTCCGACACCCGCGGCCGATGGTGA
- the mycP gene encoding type VII secretion-associated serine protease mycosin: MKAVRACVAAGAILVAALSGGPAVAVRPPQVAQTAPPSDSVPAGTAEQRTKCAVPIATSRTTSATRAVHAQLEVDRLHRISTGRGQRVAVIDTGVSPHPRLPAVLDGGDFVTGGSGRTDCDAHGTLVAGLIAARPSATDDFTGLAPDVSLISIRQSSAAFAPRQRSGDQEEQPVVGGGYGTVAGLAAAVMRAVRLGATVVNISEVACAPAAAASALHDGELGVALRHAVDRDVVVVVAAGNVSSDGGCREQNPPAAARQQWSAVRTVATPAWFSDYVLTVGAVDSLDGKPSGFSLGGPWVSVAAPGTDLTSLDPRPGQSGLVSGLSGAQGAVPVSGTSFAAAYVTATVALVRSRFPDLDARAVMRRITATAIGRGTAPDARTGCGVVDPLAALTVTGVADDSPSSIRFRPAPPAPDPDLTPRIAAIGGAFGLAVLLGAVIAFRKPRHRMVAMPDDGL, from the coding sequence GTGAAGGCCGTGCGGGCCTGCGTCGCCGCGGGTGCGATCCTCGTCGCGGCACTGTCGGGCGGACCGGCCGTCGCGGTCCGTCCGCCGCAGGTCGCGCAGACCGCTCCCCCGTCCGACTCGGTGCCGGCCGGCACCGCCGAACAGCGCACCAAGTGTGCGGTGCCGATCGCCACGAGCCGCACGACGTCGGCGACGCGTGCGGTCCATGCCCAACTCGAAGTCGACCGCCTGCACCGGATCAGCACCGGGCGCGGGCAACGGGTCGCCGTCATCGACACCGGTGTCAGCCCACATCCGCGACTGCCCGCCGTGCTGGACGGAGGCGACTTCGTCACCGGTGGCAGCGGACGCACCGATTGCGACGCACACGGCACGCTGGTCGCCGGGCTCATCGCGGCACGGCCGAGCGCCACCGACGATTTCACCGGGTTGGCGCCCGACGTCTCACTCATCTCCATCCGACAATCCAGTGCCGCCTTCGCACCGCGGCAGCGCAGCGGTGACCAGGAGGAACAGCCCGTCGTCGGCGGCGGCTACGGGACGGTCGCCGGACTGGCCGCCGCGGTCATGCGGGCCGTCCGGCTCGGCGCCACCGTCGTCAACATCTCCGAGGTCGCGTGCGCCCCGGCCGCCGCGGCGAGTGCATTGCACGACGGCGAGCTGGGTGTGGCCCTGCGCCACGCGGTGGACCGGGACGTGGTCGTCGTGGTGGCGGCCGGAAACGTCTCCTCCGACGGCGGGTGCCGCGAGCAGAATCCACCCGCCGCGGCGCGACAGCAGTGGTCGGCGGTGCGCACCGTCGCCACGCCGGCCTGGTTCTCCGACTACGTGCTCACCGTCGGGGCCGTCGATTCGCTCGACGGCAAGCCGTCGGGGTTCAGCCTGGGCGGCCCGTGGGTGAGCGTGGCGGCCCCGGGCACCGATTTGACCAGTCTGGACCCGCGTCCCGGCCAATCGGGGCTGGTCAGCGGACTCTCCGGCGCGCAGGGCGCCGTCCCGGTCAGCGGCACCAGTTTCGCCGCCGCCTATGTCACGGCCACGGTCGCCCTGGTGCGGTCGCGCTTCCCCGATCTCGACGCCCGCGCCGTGATGCGTCGGATCACCGCGACGGCCATCGGTCGCGGTACCGCCCCGGACGCGCGGACCGGGTGCGGGGTGGTCGACCCGCTGGCGGCGTTGACGGTCACCGGCGTGGCCGACGACTCCCCGTCGTCGATCCGGTTCCGACCGGCACCGCCCGCACCCGATCCCGACCTCACGCCTCGGATCGCCGCGATCGGCGGCGCCTTCGGCTTGGCCGTCCTACTCGGCGCGGTCATCGCCTTCCGGAAACCGCGCCACCGGATGGTGGCGATGCCCGACGACGGACTGTGA
- the eccD gene encoding type VII secretion integral membrane protein EccD: MTAWARVSVAGPSSSIDVGLPTGLPITDFLDELVARLAGEPEVADPTLEWTLSPLGGAPLAPGDTLRDAEIHDGTWLLLREGPAEEPAVLVDDTLDALTEVTGARHGSWSPRAARIAGAFGVVAASAVGAGGLGVAGISSSTTVAFGAALFAAVGAVMLIAAALYAGRREQRDPIVLAALCPTATLMAAAAGFAVVPGSADAPRALLAAVAATVAATLTLRYTRVGPIAHIATITLGCLATVAAAAALAGLSRPQVAALIAVLALLGANAAPRLTVAVAKIPLPPVPSPGEPIEPVESPLLPTIDAVDAVSSSHLPDVDALVERAEHARSCLTGICAGTTVAAATAAVVLGVDPPDWRFTAIVVIVGLTMMLRGRSHTDLLQASSLVGGGIAVIIGSLGATVVTSLVLQRPALCLAGAATACGVATVAALIGWWAAGRTFSPVQRRMAELVEYALLVALLPLLLWTLEVYRVIREAW, translated from the coding sequence ATGACTGCTTGGGCACGCGTGTCCGTGGCCGGACCGTCGTCGAGCATCGACGTCGGCCTGCCCACCGGCCTGCCGATCACCGACTTTCTCGACGAACTGGTGGCCCGCCTCGCCGGTGAACCGGAGGTCGCCGACCCGACGCTGGAGTGGACGTTGAGCCCACTCGGCGGCGCTCCGCTCGCACCGGGCGACACCCTGCGCGACGCGGAGATCCACGACGGGACGTGGCTCCTGCTGCGGGAGGGACCGGCCGAGGAACCGGCCGTGCTCGTCGACGACACCCTCGACGCCTTGACCGAGGTCACCGGTGCGCGCCACGGCTCGTGGTCGCCGCGTGCGGCACGGATCGCCGGGGCGTTCGGCGTGGTCGCGGCATCGGCGGTGGGCGCGGGCGGACTGGGGGTCGCCGGCATCTCGTCGTCGACGACAGTCGCGTTCGGCGCCGCGCTCTTCGCCGCGGTCGGCGCGGTGATGCTGATCGCCGCCGCCCTGTACGCCGGCCGGCGCGAGCAGCGCGATCCGATCGTCCTCGCCGCGCTGTGCCCGACGGCGACGCTGATGGCCGCCGCAGCCGGATTCGCCGTCGTCCCCGGATCGGCCGACGCACCGCGCGCACTGCTCGCCGCCGTCGCGGCAACGGTGGCCGCGACGCTAACGCTGCGGTACACGCGGGTGGGGCCGATCGCCCACATCGCAACGATCACCCTCGGATGCCTCGCCACGGTCGCGGCTGCGGCGGCGCTGGCTGGGCTGTCCCGACCACAGGTCGCGGCACTGATAGCGGTACTCGCCCTCCTCGGCGCCAATGCGGCACCGCGACTGACCGTCGCCGTCGCGAAGATCCCGCTCCCACCGGTACCGTCGCCTGGCGAGCCCATCGAGCCGGTCGAGTCGCCGCTGCTCCCGACGATCGACGCGGTCGACGCCGTCTCGTCCAGTCATCTCCCCGACGTCGACGCCCTCGTGGAGCGAGCCGAACACGCCCGGTCCTGCCTCACCGGGATCTGCGCGGGTACCACCGTGGCGGCCGCGACCGCCGCCGTGGTCCTCGGCGTCGACCCGCCCGATTGGCGGTTCACTGCGATCGTCGTGATCGTGGGATTGACCATGATGCTGCGCGGTCGGTCGCACACCGATCTGCTTCAGGCGTCTTCGCTGGTCGGCGGTGGTATCGCGGTGATCATCGGATCACTCGGAGCCACCGTCGTCACGTCACTGGTCCTGCAACGACCGGCCCTGTGCCTCGCCGGTGCGGCGACCGCGTGCGGGGTCGCCACCGTCGCGGCGCTGATCGGCTGGTGGGCGGCCGGGCGCACTTTCTCCCCGGTCCAGCGGCGGATGGCCGAACTCGTCGAATACGCGCTTCTCGTCGCCTTGTTGCCGCTGTTGCTGTGGACGCTGGAGGTCTACCGCGTGATCCGGGAGGCCTGGTGA